GACCCATGGGGTATCCaaattactttcttttttttttctttttttttttttttttgggagagatgagttttgaatttcagaCCTCTATTTTGAAAACTGGGAGTTATGCCAACCAAATCACAAACCTTTGACGGTATCCAAATTACTAACACAAGGGAATGCAACTGCCGGACGAATTGAGAGATGGATTTTGGGTATAGGATTTATTTGTTGGAATCGGATGGTTGCGTGTCTCTGATTCAAATATTAGATGCTTGGCTCGACGAGAAATAAAAGATGCATGCAAATGAAAGTATGAAACTATACAAAATACTGaagttatatttttaagattatatatttataaatttttctaataaatttttttaaaaatttatattctcgATCATGACTATCAGATCTAAATCAGGATTTAACTTGTCGAAAttgattgttagaatatatgTTATCGGTTTTGTTAATTTGTAAcgtaaaatataaaagaatatattaatactttgaATGTTCGCATTTGAACCTATAGAGCATGCCTTCaatcaatattattctttttctgtTCTGTCTTGTTTGGCTAACGCGTTATTCTCGAATATCCTCAAAACTTttagtaatatatttttcaaatatcatttaaatacaaaatatttttcgattttaaatactcaacttttttatctaatggTTACTTAATCATGATTATCCAAATACAAaactcattataattttctcaaacttttaaataaaatataaaaaactaatataacttttcaaatttcaaaacaaaaataatattacaaatttataatcaaataattttttaactttataatatttttattctctcttattttccaaaactcaatacaacatcttaatttaaataattttattattattcacaaattattttaatactatttatataattttaaaatattttaaatattcaaactaACCCTGAATCCCTATCTAGCCTCGCTTATGAATCTCTATCCATGTTTGGGTAGAATATCCAAGGAGGAGTTTTTCATCtataataaaaacttttttGCAATTTCTTTCTAAATCTACAAAACTtctcatctcaatatattttctctctaattttttttttttaaaaaattattctctgaAAAAAGtaagattatttaaaaataaaaaatggaatgtGGTGACCGATTGTGGCCACCGGAGGCCACTTGGCAAATTTGGCTTCCCACGAATGGCTGACGGACCAATGGTATCCatcccaaatttttttaataaataatttattaattaaatttattaattaaatttattataatgtgGGACCTACATCTAtacaaaaatctataaaatttattgaaacatttataaatattttaagattaattttatttattcatttatttttcgtTCTTTCCGCCGTAGGAACTCTAGGCCCTAAGTCATGATAAAAgctcttacaatttttttttctttttctattataaaacaaaactaacaaaaaagaGATAATTATAACGTACGATAATGGTGTGaagattatttaaataaaattataagtaaaattgtaagtatatataatactattttaaagttatatctatatatctttgAATTAGactatctaattaaaaaaattaaataaaaaaattttaattagtaaAAGTTTAAGACAATATTCATTACACGTGATTTAAAATTGTTGTACTCAAAACTGTATTTTCGCACCAACAACGTTATGCAGTGCAAATGATACCGAAATCTTGTTACACGTAAAAAGAAGATTAGTAAGAGTATTCTCGGACTAAATAGATGTTAGGGATaacaaatgttaaaaataaattagagttaattgtaaaattagtatctgaattttcacatttttataattcgagaccttaatttttaatttttgcaaaatTGAGACTTAAAATTTTAGGTttcatttgaatgttgagatgaattgagttttttatgaataataataagttaagatagttgagtgagatttataaaatttacttaagatgagtttaattagatgtgtttagatattaaaatgaatttagatatatttataagaaattaaaaaagattatggatCCGTGTGTAAAaatgtgttgaattgaaaaagttcGTAGgtcttacatataaaaaagttttaggAGTGATTTGGATttatagatgagttgagatggtttgtaaatagtagaataaaagttaaattatttattatattttatgtgaaaatttgagaaagttattttataatttgaaaattttgaattatttattatattttgtgtgaaaatttgagaaaattataatgatgagatgagataaattaagatgggTTAAGATAGATTATGAATATAAACGAgacattaaattaaaataaattaaataatttaaaaattaaatatttaaatattaaactcaacgtTGTACCTTCGTTTATTTTACTGTTAGAGAACTAAACGATGGGGCATGCGTCGACATATCGCATCAATATCCACGCcagccaataaaaaaaacttatacatGGTGCATGGATGACACGTGTCAATTacacaattaattttattatggtGAAATTAGCATTAGTATTGAATTGTagtttcttgaaattagcacgattttacaaatatattttctcattttacaaAAAGCATGAAAAACGAGGTCTCGAATTATGAAAACCTGAAAATCCAGGTACTTATTTTACAGCTAATCCGATTATGACTAGATATAAACTACTTGGTTTACCTTCAAcgaaaaaatcattatatttttctcttatgcAAATGTACATATAAAGTTAATCAAGAGAATAAATAAGTCTCAGGGCTGTTTAGATCCTTAGAATATATCAAAATATCtgttaataaaaatgaaataatttgtaaataatagtgaaatcatttgagttaaataatttattagattttgataaataagatagaaaaaattgaataaaaatattataaagtaaaaaaattatttgaatataatatttgaatattatttttgttttagaatttaaaaaaattatattatttttttattttgtttgtgagtttgataaagttgtaatgattagataaaaattagataaaaatattgaatatttgaaatttaaaagtgtttgtaCTTTAgtaatgtttgagaatgaaatgtTTGACAATATCTAAGAGGGATAATGATAGGTTTATTACTTCTTACCACCtatttactactcattttattttttacttaatagttaagaaagtgattattagtgaagctgtatatttttttaaatttttttcttaatgattaaggatgttaaaaaaatatttaaaagaaaataaaaatttcaaatatactatAGAGTAATATAAGAGTAGTAGGAGGATAATAAGTCTATCATTATCTATCTGAGAATACctaagaatatttatattactaAAAAGAGCGttactcttttatattttaacgaGAGATCTAAATGAGAAATTGGTGGATGTAAGctcaatcaaaatttttttttgctcacataattaataaaaaataatttaatactttaCCAAATTTTGTTGGTACCCAATTCTCACCacaaattttttagaaaagaaaaacaaaaataaagttcattTGGAGGCATCACATTATTCTCATGGAACAAAATTTTGAatgcttttcttaaaattcattgatcaaaatagttgaaattcataagcatataattataaatactgaaaatattagagatattaatatataattataaaaggaaaaagaaaataaaatgaaaaagaaaaatgcccTACTTCGTGCTACATAGGATATATCATTCAGAGGTAGAAGATATTCCTAATCCATCACCAGAATATGGCTTGGCAGTCCCCCAAACAGATCCTATTCGAATGAGAGGAACTCCTTGGTTTATAGCTCCGAGAGTTCCAAATTTCTtctgacaaatatatatatattcattcccTCCAGCCAACGTGCCCAATGCTAGAACAAAGATTTTGTGTAATAAACAGTATCGATACACAGAATTAGGCGAAGAACTCAGAAAAAGCATCTGGTTCTTTAGGGCTTATTTTTACTTTGGATAGCACCCCGAGCTTGGCCGTGGCTCAAGGTCTGTCTTTTttgcttccttttctttcttttttgttaaagATTTGTctatgaaagttttttttttaatttgttttaatctgGGCATCGTTCAAATtcttaacttaaatatatttgCTTACGTTATTTTTCCTTGTAATATCTTTGTTTGTTCATCACTGCaacaatttttattaatgaattgGAAGTGggttttaatattgttttttccTCGAAAGAAATTTGTGGTTTGGTTCTCAATTGTTTTCCTTTACATACATTCTCACAATTTTTCGTAGATGTTAGAAGTGATTATATGATTTTTGTGTCTGAGATTTTGTGTGGAAAGGACTGTATAAAGCTCAAGCTAGAAGATTGGACATACAtgaataattatgtaaaattcgTGTCGAATTTTATGGAGAAAGGAGTAAGCCTCTATTTAGTGATATACCACCATTTCGTTAGCCCTCGATTTCCCATTTTTGCTGGCTTGAAATCATAGGTTTGGGTAGTACTTATTAACTATGcagtttctttttattcttcaGGATTCTATTACCATCCAATGTTGACTTATACTCGGCTCATTATGACCTTCAATGGACATTTATAGAACTTAGCCCTTCTTTGGTAGGGGGCTGCCTTTCACCATGGGCGGGTACTAACAAACTAAATGGTGGCCCTGATATCTTCAGGGTTTCATATCGTCTTTACCATATGTAGGTAACTCCTTATCCTTAAGACTTTTACCTTTGAGTGAGGAAGGATTTATGATGGGAGAGGACATGTAGTGTGGATGATGGTTGCCACTTATTTGAGTGGAGATTAGTAAACACCTTCTCATGCGTGCAAATGGGGTTTTGGCAGTACATGGTGCTTCTCCTTATGCTTCCCTTGTAATGGGTAACTTCCAATTTCCAATTTTAGTTTATCCTTCTAcaggaaacaaaaaataaataaataggattttttttgtgatatgaaaatgaattcCTTTTTATGTGGGACATTCTATTTATGTGGATCCATGGAGTTAGATGAGCCTGAAACTATGTGATTGTGGTTAATGTTTGGCTGGATTCTAGATTTAATGAGCATTCAGAattgatatgttaaaaaatatttgtgctAATGTTACTTGGGtcactctctatttttttttttcttgtagttaagagctgattttttttttttttttgttctttatttttggtAATGCAGTGTCTATTTTGGATATTTAGTAATCTACGTCCTTTGTTGATAGGTTATGCTTCTCACCCTAGCTAGCCCTTGGCCCCATTAGTGGAATCAGAAAATACTTGACTTGACTTCTTAAAAACAATACCCCAAGATTTATTGCATCATGGTGCGAAAAGCTAATCAACCGAAGAATGGCATGGACCACAATACATTAGACCACAAAAGAAGAGGTTCAAGTTCGGGGCTTAATCCAAAAATGATGAGAGGGCGGGGAAAAGCATGTGAGGTGAAGGTTTTTCCTGGAGAAGAAGTCCCAAATGGTAACCAATCAAGCAACTTTGTGGAGTGTGCAAGTAAAACCTATTATCCTGGAGATGAGAAGAAGAGTATACAAGAATCAGAGAATCTTTTGAGGGAAGAGAAGCAAGGAATGGATGCAATGCAAGGTCCAGAGCAACTGATATCCTCTGAAAGGGATTTAGCAGgttgtattcaaaatattggagCTTCAACTGAACAAGAAAATGGGATATTACATGCTAACCAATGTCAAAAGCATACAATAAGTAGCCTGGCGTTCTTGTTTAATGGGttgaatattaaaaatgtgATGGAAAAAGTTAAGCTTTCAGATAATTTGGTGCTTAGAAGCTTGAGGGCATCTGCGTTATCAGTCTTAAAGGCAGCTAGTGAATGGCTAGATAGGCAAAGACCATTGCTCATGACTCTCAAAACCAAAATATTGAATGCTCGTGACTACACTAGAATGAAGATTGAGCAAGTGTATCCCATTGTTTTGAAATGGCTCCTGCAGTATGGGAGCATAATGCTTCTTATATCAATGGTTTGGTTAAACTGTTTTCTTAGAGGCATTGATTCCTTCTTACGCATGGGGACAACAGCCTTCTTCTCAGTTTTATGGTTCAGCATTTTCTCAGTAATTGCTATGGTTGGGCTGTTCAAATTTCTTATTGTCTTGGTAAGTTTTGTTTATCTTTGAGTCAGCACCAAAGGTTGGTACTCCATTTGTTGCTTGTTCTGGTTGGTATCAGTTCATATGATAATTGAAGATgatatacttttatattttgatcCTCCTTTTTCCCCTCTACTTTTCCATTTTTGGTTTACGATTCATTAAAGGTCAgcctaaacaaacaaaaaaaaaaaaaaaggaaagaaaatttgaaggattaatgtTTTCCTTGAAACCTGATTTTCCTTATTAATAATTAGGGACCCTTTGGATATTCTTggtaatcatttttcttttcagtttacTTACTGTATATATGTCTACTTTTGGAGATTCCTGAAATCCGTCCTGTACGATCAGATGTTTTGTGGCTCTCATTTATGCTTTATGGTTGGATTTTAGAATTCTGGATGATGGTTATCTGTCCTATTTGAAAGACAATAAGCCTGTTTAATTTCCTTGAGGCATTAAAGCCTTACTATATCGAAGGATGCAGAAGCAAAGAGATTTAAGCTCTGATTGGTTTCATGTAACTGATAAGTTTTCTGGGACCTCTGATTTCAAATGATTCTTAATTATGAGTGAGATGGGCATTATGAGATTTGAAATTATGGGAAATATTTCTTTGGCTAGAAGCTTTAAGAACTACTGATCAGAGTTGGTCGCCCATTGTGTTGTTAAGTAGGATGGTATTTGTGTATATTCAGATGATACTGGAGTTGCAATTTGTGGTGATTCAGCCATTTTGTGCCTCCTTGGCTTAtgttcattctctctctctctctctctctctctctcttttttatttttatttttttttattacttatcaaaaaaaaaaaaaaatgttcattctCTTTTGGTTACCAGTAGGTGAACATTGTGGATGCCGCATGTAAATCTTCATCTGTTATGACCTCAAACATGAATATACCCTCATGTAGCTTTTCATAATTTGGGCTACGTCTTGGGGACGTGAAGTCTGGCAAAACATAAAGCAATATATCCAGGTTTTGAACCTTAGCTATCATGTTGCACATTCATAACATGCAAGAGCGAGGATTTGAACATAACTGTGTGATCTCAAGAGTTTGGTTGGGTTCTAGTCTTGTCACTAAGGTGATAGCCCAATGTAAACATAATGTATAACATGTTCACATGCTCCGAGAACAAAATAGTGAGAAAGTGATGTAGGTACTTATTTCTACGTACTTTTTCACGTTGGCATGGGTACCTGCTTTACATTCAGTGCTTTACTGGTTGTATTTTTCAGTTTCTTAGCTTAGCTATTGTACCTTTCATATTTTATCTTCTCATCATGCTGTAATGACCAATCAGGCTGTAGCTGCTCTTATTGGAGTTTTTGTTGGGTTCACTCTTGCAATTTTGACTCTTGCCGTTTCTGGAACTGTTTTCTTGTGGTTTTATGGAAGCTTTTGGACAACAGCACTTGTCATCTTTCTTGGAGGTGATTCTCTTACCTTACCATGCCTGTCGATCTTTTATATTACTTCATTAGTTTTCTGGGGTTGACATTGCTTAAAATTCAGGGTTGGCATTCATGTCGAGTCATGAACGTGCTGCACTATTGATCACCACTGTGTATTCCGTATATTGTGCTTGGGCATATGTTGGATGGCTTGGTTTGCTTATCGGTttgaatttctcttttatttcgaGTGATGTTTTGATATACTTGCTAAAGAATAATATGGATCGACAAAGAAGACCAAGCAGGTCTCCAGAACAAGCAGCTGGGATGGAAGGTCAACCAGGCTTCTTTAATGGTAGCACAGAGCATGCCTCAACCTCAGAAACTGACCCAGGGTTATCAACTGACCGTAGTCCAGGAGTTCCCTCGACCAGTGGAACTGATTCTGAGGTAACTTCTGAAGAAGAAGTGGTTCGCTTGTTAAACTGCATTGATCACTACTCAGTGTTGGGCTTATCCCGGTATGAGGACATAGATGTTTCTCTACTCAAACGAGAATATAGGAAAAAGGTAACTAGTATTCTCTGTTTGTTATCCTTGCCCATAAtggttttttatgttatttgctGGGAAGTTTCATTAGCATTATCAACCTCATATGCCGTGAtgtttattggttttttttgcTGTTTGTTTCAATGATTTTCATATATGTATCTTGTAACTTTAAGGAGATTGGTTTACTTTGTGTTGTTTCCGAACAACTTCCCAATATCTGTAAAGAAGGTGAAGAGAGTATGCATTTTTATTGACTCAGTTTTTTAATTGGCTCTAGGCCATGTTGGTCCATCCTGATAAGAACATGGGTAATGAAAAGGCCGCAGAAGCTTTTAAGAAACTTCAAAATGCATATGAGGTAAATCTTTTGGTTCCTGTCAGAGTATGAACATGAAAtcgttttccttttccttttcctgtcAGAGTATAATGCTGGATTTATTATTCTGATTTTCTAGGTTCTTCTAGATAGTCTGAAGCGAAAAGCATATGATGATGAATTAAGAAAGGAGGAGCTGCTGAACTTATTCCGTAGGTTACAAACTACCACTCAAAAGGTATGTATACATATGTAATATGTTCCCCCATTCTTTTCAGATGTTTGTTTCATGGGTTTGGGTGTGGGAAACCAGTACTCTATCCCCTCTCTGCTCCATAGTCATATTTGGAATGCAACTTTCATGGGAATTTGGTGCTGGAACTAATGACTGTATGAACATGTGAATCTTGAGCAGGAGGTGGTGAATTTTGATTCTTATGATCTGTGATAAATCAAAATCACGTAACTCGCATCCCCATTAACTTTTAATGAATAAAAGGCTGTTTTAACCATTTAATTGTTCAAAGTGACTTGACAGATGCAGTTTGAGGGAAATGATTAAATGGTGGGTATTTCTCATTGGTAAGATCAAgacattttaactttttttttatcattaataatacatttgaataaaatatttggacCAAATATTTGGAATGGGAATTCCTTAGACGTGATGTCCATCCCCTGTTTCACTGGAATTGATTGGCCATTTCTGTCGCAGTCATTTTAACCCACCAAATATCTCACTtgtaatttatttcaaattaccCCTGAATATTCCTTCTGTTTGTTGCATTGCTGCAGACACTTTTGACAAAGGGAGATCTGATGCTGCAATAAACATATTGACCATGCTACAACATAcgcaaatctttttttttttcattcatttggcACATATGCGTATAGTTGAATTGTCTTTGGATTTTGCATCGTGGTTGTTTTTTTATCAGATAGCGTGGAGAACTAGGttgtgcttttctttttttattgggtcCTATATTTGTTATTAAGAAGTGATTTAGGCTTGCTTTGTTTCTTACATCAAAGCTTTTGAGTAGTCTCTTGCTCTAGTTATATGTTAATCCTTTCAGCTACCTTAAGCTTTTGATGTAATTAATTCCTAGAATGGTGGGCATGGTTTCTTTGCCTCGGGATTTGCACGCTCAGAGGCTGGTGGTGAGGATCCTTCTGGAGATTCAAGGCAAATAGCCTGCAAAAAGTGTGGCAACTATCACGTCTGGTTACACGCCAAGAAATCAAAATCTCGAGCACGATGGTGTCAGGTATTTCCTTATCTATGATGCATGGTCTTCAATTAGCATGCATGCGTGTAAGCTGGCACTAAGTATGCTACCACATTGCATGACATGGTCcagcttttataaaaaataatgcttCTTTTCCCCATAAGGGAAGGAGTTTGTACCTGATGCTTATGATTTTCCTCTGGGAATTTCCCTTTTGAAGGATTGCAAAGATTTTCATCAGGCAAAAGATGGTGATGGATGGGTTGAACAGTCTTCCCAGCCCTTCTTTTACGGACTTCTGCAGAAGGTACTTACCAACAATTCATTTTGATGTCATTAATTAGTTCATTATTCGTCCCccccaaaaaaggaaaagaaaggagaacTATGATTATACTCTTGGAGTGGTGCTATATATCCATATAATAGTGACCATTTCTTGAATAATATGGAATTGGGGTATGATTCTTCTTTCTAACGTAATGCTACATAAGCAGGTAGATGCTCCTGTTGCATATGTTTGCGCTGATAGCAGGATATATGATGCTACTGAATGGTATATCTGTCAGGTATATTCTGTTTATCTGAACTGATTTCTTTGAACGCATGTGTATTTCATCATGAATATACTgatggctcgtttggatagtgagatgagatgagttgagatggtttgggAATGgtagtgagattattagttgaaattagatgagatagaTGAGATTAGGTGAGatgatcatctcatctcagtaTCCAAACGGGCCCGCTAAAGATTATTTAATGAGGAAAccgtaaatattttaattacacaACCAGATGCTGAAAGGTACCCGTTGACTAGTGACAAGGAAATTTATGtttttgatcggtaaataagattttattgaactagTGACAAGGAAAAATGCAGCTCTCGCTTTGAAAAAATCAATTCCTGGTAGGCATTTGGAGGCCTTCCAGAATTGAACTCATAACTCCCATGTATTCTGGGCTTCCAGACATTAAAAATTAGTTCCATTCATTTTTAAGGCCACAAAAATGTGTGACTCAGGTTCAAATGCTTCTGCATCCAGGGACGAAGCCAGAATTGAAATATTGTGGGGCCAACTTTTTGGGGGCTAATGTGTCTTTGGCTTGACTTTTTTGTAATAGCCACCATTAACAAAtaccattttgttttgaaaatggtacagtacaaaaaacaaaattcaagactaagaaaaattccttttttcatgattcataagtacaaatacaaaaaaactcaGTTAAGTGTTAAGTGTTCACATTCCAATATTGTGACCTAGATATGTCATAtctcttgtatatcatcttATGTAgttgggctttgcctatctttattaataacattatcgtttacttataaaaaaaaaaaaaaaaaaagtgttaaatGCTCACATTCCAAAAACAATGATAAATACTGAAAAACCTATTCACAAAATTTGGATAAAATgagtttgtaaaattaaaagtacatgatatgtatttttatgttttaaatgtgttGAGAAGCAtaaaaatttgcatattttttctctaaaaattgTCCTTAGAAGTCTAGACTTTTATCTACCAAAACATTGTAtcttaaaaagtgtaaaaaagaggataacattaaaatttgaatttcatcaagttaaaaaaaaaagtacgaaGAAGGAAAAGCAAATAAAGGTGCAGGTTACGGACCAATCTGCCCatggaaaacaaaatttttttatgtccaCACTATTTGAGTTGGGGCCAGACCAATGCTAAAGCAAAACATTCTTAGAAACTCGTCCAATCTTCATGGGTATTCGTATTTTCTTTGATCCCTGTCTGCATTGTAGATTTGATGTGATTGAGTTGATTTGCTTTTGCTGGTTGTTCATGTCACACTGTAATTTGGTGGCATTTTCTGCATTAGAATACCTGCTTCATTATGCAATTCTAAATGCAGATATCCCTTctcagccaaaaaaaaaaacaattctgaTGTCTCTGTCAAAAACTAAATAACCGCAGATTTAACATATAGTGTGGCTTCTCCAACGAATCCAGtagattataattataaataatggGTTATTTGGTTTTGAAGTAAAAGAGTTGCCAGTCTCTTCGCAAGAACCACCCACATCATGAAACTTGCACCCATAGTACACCTTCACATAAAAGTAGAAGTTCATGACAcaggctcgtttggatagtgagataagatgagatggttttagatgagttgaataaaatattattaaaatattattttttaataatattattattttgagatttgaaaatgttgaattgtttagtatattttgtataggaattttgaaaagttgtaatgatgagattagatgggttgagagtgtttttatatccaaacgggactAAACATTTTATGCAGGGAATGAGATCTCCAGCCAACACCCACAAGCCAAGTTTTCACGTCAACACGAGTGTAACCTCCAAGCATAGCAGCGGAAAGGGGACAAGTTCAGGACAAAAAGGTGGTCGTATGCCTGCATCTAATATGGAAGAGAGCATGACAGAGGAAGAATTCTTGGAGTGGTTACAAAATGCGGTGC
This window of the Juglans regia cultivar Chandler chromosome 12, Walnut 2.0, whole genome shotgun sequence genome carries:
- the LOC108994797 gene encoding uncharacterized protein LOC108994797 produces the protein MVRKANQPKNGMDHNTLDHKRRGSSSGLNPKMMRGRGKACEVKVFPGEEVPNGNQSSNFVECASKTYYPGDEKKSIQESENLLREEKQGMDAMQGPEQLISSERDLAGCIQNIGASTEQENGILHANQCQKHTISSLAFLFNGLNIKNVMEKVKLSDNLVLRSLRASALSVLKAASEWLDRQRPLLMTLKTKILNARDYTRMKIEQVYPIVLKWLLQYGSIMLLISMVWLNCFLRGIDSFLRMGTTAFFSVLWFSIFSVIAMVGLFKFLIVLAVAALIGVFVGFTLAILTLAVSGTVFLWFYGSFWTTALVIFLGGLAFMSSHERAALLITTVYSVYCAWAYVGWLGLLIGLNFSFISSDVLIYLLKNNMDRQRRPSRSPEQAAGMEGQPGFFNGSTEHASTSETDPGLSTDRSPGVPSTSGTDSEVTSEEEVVRLLNCIDHYSVLGLSRYEDIDVSLLKREYRKKAMLVHPDKNMGNEKAAEAFKKLQNAYEVLLDSLKRKAYDDELRKEELLNLFRRLQTTTQKNGGHGFFASGFARSEAGGEDPSGDSRQIACKKCGNYHVWLHAKKSKSRARWCQDCKDFHQAKDGDGWVEQSSQPFFYGLLQKVDAPVAYVCADSRIYDATEWYICQGMRSPANTHKPSFHVNTSVTSKHSSGKGTSSGQKGGRMPASNMEESMTEEEFLEWLQNAVQAGMFDNFSGSTSTESPFGRTGYGTKSSGSANKRKKKGKKQW